GCCGGGTGCGGTGTTCTTCTCGTAGCTCACCCGCACGCCGACGCCAGCGGAGAAATCGGTGAGACCGGTGTAGGCGCCGGTGCTGACGCTCGCCACGGCGAGCTCGACCGGCAGCGTGTCGACGATCACCAGGTTGTCGAGCGGCACGTTGCCGCTGTTGCTGGGGTTCAGGTCGTAGCTGAACGTCTGGTTGAGCGTCGGCGGGTTCGGCGTGCCGCTCGCCATGTTCTTCGTGAAGCCGGCTCCCGGCGCGGGGACGAAGGTGGTGACCGGGTGGGTCACCGTGCCGGGCCCGAACGGCTGCGACGGCTGCCCGAGCGGCGTGGCGTCGGTGACGAAGCTGTTGGTGACGTTCGTGCCGCTCGGGAACGTCGCGCTGGGGAAGGTGACGTTCACCGTGATGTCGCAGTTCTGATTCGGTTGCAGCGGCACGGTGCAGGGGGCGGTCCAGGTGACGGTGGCCGGCGTCGTGCCGACACAGCCCGGCTGGCAGTCGGCCGGCGGCGTCGCGCCGTTGAAGACGGTGCCGACAGGCAGCGTGTCGACCACCGGCCCGATCGAGGTCAGGTTCAGGGCGCCGTTGCTGTTCGGAACGGAGATGCGCAGCCGGTAGCTCTCCGGCAGGTCGAGGTTGGCCGGCGAGGTCTGCAGGGTCTTCGTCAGGGTCACCTGCACCGAGGCCACAGCGGTCACGCTGACCGGAGGCGTGGTGAAGGTCCCGGGCGTCGCGCCGAGGTTGATGCCGTCGGCGGTGTTGGTCGCCACGGTGCCGTTCGGCGTCGAGCCGTTGGGGAAGCGCACGTTGATGATCAGGTCACCGGAGTTGCCCGCCGGCAGCGGGGTGATGAGGACGAACCGCACGCGAGTGCGCCCGCTGCCGCCGAAGTTCGGCGTCACGGTGATCGACGCGACGTCTCCCGTGGGGCTGGCTGGAACGGTCGAGACCTCCTGCACTTCGGGCGGCAGGAGATCGACGACCTCGGCGTTGAGGCAGGGGCCCGAGGTGCTGCTGCAGTTGTAGGTCAGGCGATAGGCGAAGGTCGCCCCGACCTGCTTGGTGTTTCCCGGATCGACCTGGATCGCCGCCTTGGCCAGAGGCTGCGCGCCCGCCGCCGACGCGAACAGGAGGAGAGACGACGCGACGAAACCCACGACCCAACTGCGCGAACGAACGCTCATGGAACCCCCCTGAAAGGAAACGAAGAACTGCAGACAATCCATCTTCCCGGCTGGCCGGGCCGGGCTTCCTGCCGGAGCCTGGCCCGGGAGAATGAGGAAACGGCCCACAATTGTCGGCGAACGGAAGCTCGCCTGCCGACGCGCGGCCGAACCCGGGCCGAAAAAGGAAATGGCCCGCCGCGCGCGGCGCGACGGGCCTCCCGTTTCGGATCCGGAACGAACCGGTCGCGCGACCTCAGCTGGGCCAGGTCAACGCCTCGACCGGGCAGATATTGATGCACTCGCGGCAACCCGTCGGGCACTTGTCGTAGGAGTCGAGCTCGAGCTGACCGTCGTCGTTGGTGACGATGATCTTTTCCGGGCACGCTTCGACACAGGCGTTGTCGTTGATGCAGGTGTCGTAGTCGATCCGCGGGCACTGCTTGTCGGCAGGC
This genomic window from Holophagales bacterium contains:
- a CDS encoding 4Fe-4S binding protein, which codes for MLFDANSVPADKQCPRIDYDTCINDNACVEACPEKIIVTNDDGQLELDSYDKCPTGCRECINICPVEALTWPS